A single Carnobacterium alterfunditum DSM 5972 DNA region contains:
- a CDS encoding dicarboxylate/amino acid:cation symporter: MKRIKLGLVAKLLIAIVLGIIFGQLAFLPDFIIQIPVTISAIFSSLLKFIIPLMILGFVVIGIADLTQGAGKLLGITTLMAYSSTLIAGITAYFVAINVFPLFIDASLSEGVSGDQSSLEPLFSIPLEPLLDVTSAIVFSFMFGISISWLKGQGKGETMYNFFSEFNLIIVKLLSSLIIPGLPIFIFGNFVNLSYAGSVFSILSIFWKVFIIIISLQLILVTIFFVIAGVYTKKNPLILMKNQIPGYITAVGTQSSAATIPVNLEIAKKNGVSIQIREFIIPLAATIHLLGSIVTVTSCVTAVLLMYNMPAQFGMMAGFIAMLGVAMVAAPGAPGGAIMSALPFMTMVGIDPTGTLGNLLITLYLTQDSFGTAANVSGDNAIAVIMDKIYHKHILKEPIE, encoded by the coding sequence ATGAAAAGAATTAAATTGGGATTAGTAGCTAAGTTACTGATAGCTATTGTTTTAGGTATTATTTTTGGTCAATTGGCGTTTTTACCAGATTTTATTATTCAGATACCCGTTACGATTTCTGCTATATTTAGCAGTTTGTTAAAGTTTATTATCCCACTAATGATTCTTGGATTTGTCGTAATTGGGATCGCAGATTTGACACAAGGAGCAGGGAAACTACTTGGGATCACGACATTGATGGCATATTCGTCAACATTGATTGCGGGGATTACCGCTTACTTTGTTGCTATAAATGTATTTCCTTTGTTTATTGATGCTAGTTTAAGTGAGGGTGTTTCAGGTGATCAATCAAGCCTTGAACCGCTATTTTCCATTCCTTTAGAACCTCTACTAGATGTCACTTCTGCCATCGTATTTTCTTTTATGTTTGGTATTTCTATTTCTTGGTTAAAGGGACAAGGTAAGGGGGAAACGATGTACAACTTTTTTAGCGAATTCAATTTGATTATCGTTAAGTTGCTTAGTTCGCTGATTATTCCTGGATTACCGATTTTTATATTTGGTAATTTTGTAAACTTGAGCTATGCAGGAAGTGTATTTTCAATTCTTTCAATTTTTTGGAAAGTATTTATTATTATTATCAGCTTGCAACTGATACTTGTAACAATCTTTTTTGTTATTGCAGGAGTCTATACAAAGAAAAATCCGTTGATTTTGATGAAAAACCAGATTCCAGGTTATATAACAGCTGTTGGAACACAATCTTCGGCGGCTACTATTCCAGTGAATTTAGAGATTGCTAAAAAAAATGGCGTATCGATTCAAATACGTGAATTTATTATCCCATTGGCTGCGACGATCCATCTACTTGGAAGTATCGTAACGGTGACTTCATGTGTGACAGCGGTACTTCTAATGTACAATATGCCCGCACAGTTCGGTATGATGGCAGGTTTTATCGCTATGTTAGGTGTAGCAATGGTAGCAGCACCTGGAGCACCGGGTGGAGCAATCATGAGCGCGTTACCTTTCATGACGATGGTTGGCATAGATCCTACGGGTACGCTAGGGAACCTTTTGATCACACTTTATTTGACACAAGATAGTTTTGGAACAGCAGCGAATGTTTCAGGAGATAATGCCATTGCGGTCATCATGGATAAAATTTATCATAAACATATTTTAAAAGAACCGATTGAATAG
- a CDS encoding 5-formyltetrahydrofolate cyclo-ligase: protein MTEKEDKQVSRQKMISFLKKISLEEKVVIEKKLEKNLFDSKEWKAAERVGVTLSQGFEWNTLGIIERAWQEGKKVCAPKCIPQYKAMVFYDFTKLEQLEKGFHQLIEPNPQETKEVNKTDIDLVLVPGLIFDRTGYRIGFGGGYYDRFLKDFPNQTIALIYSKQVLSGLPIESFDIPVQKIITEINS, encoded by the coding sequence ATGACAGAAAAAGAAGACAAGCAAGTCTCACGTCAGAAGATGATTTCTTTCTTGAAAAAAATCTCTTTAGAAGAAAAAGTAGTTATTGAAAAAAAGTTAGAGAAAAATTTATTTGATTCAAAAGAATGGAAAGCAGCTGAACGTGTCGGGGTGACGCTCTCTCAGGGATTTGAATGGAATACGCTAGGTATCATTGAACGAGCATGGCAAGAAGGCAAAAAGGTTTGTGCTCCAAAGTGTATCCCACAATATAAAGCGATGGTTTTTTATGACTTTACGAAATTGGAGCAATTAGAAAAGGGATTCCATCAGCTCATTGAGCCTAACCCTCAAGAGACAAAAGAAGTGAATAAAACAGATATCGATTTAGTTTTAGTCCCTGGTCTGATTTTTGATAGGACAGGATATCGGATCGGTTTTGGTGGAGGGTATTATGATCGCTTTTTAAAAGACTTCCCCAATCAGACGATTGCACTTATCTATTCAAAACAAGTACTATCAGGACTTCCAATCGAATCTTTTGACATACCTGTTCAAAAAATTATTACTGAAATAAATTCTTAA
- a CDS encoding formate--tetrahydrofolate ligase, whose protein sequence is MEFKTDVQIAQEAKMEPIVGIAEKLGIDSDAIEQYGKYKAKIDETEIADLATRKEGKLILVTAITPTPAGEGKTTTVVGLGDGLQKIGKKAAIALREPSLGPVFGMKGGAAGGGYAQVVPMEDLNLHFTGDFHAIGAANNLLAAMLDNHIHHGNSLAIDTRSITWKRVVDMNDRQLRFIVDGLNGKTNGVPREDGFTITVASEIMAILCLSMNMEEMKAKLKAIIVGYTLTGQPVTAGDLKAHGAMAVLLKDALKPNIVQTLEHTPAFVHGGPFANIAHGCNSIKATRLALKYADYVVTEAGFGADLGAEKFMDIKCRLSGIAPAAVVVVATVRALKMHGGMAKKELVTENLSALEAGMPNLMKHIENMQTVFGMPTVVAINKFPTDTTKELALVEEKCQALGVNVVLSDVWENGGNGGQDLARAVVELADQESTLTYAYELEDALVDKMTKVVQKVYGGEGITLAPGVKKEINRLEALGFGNLPICMAKTQYSFSDDKNKLGRPKDFTVTIKKVTVSAGAGFIVVLTGDIMTMPGLPKVPAAESIDIMADGRVTGLF, encoded by the coding sequence TTGGAATTTAAAACAGACGTACAGATCGCACAAGAAGCTAAAATGGAACCGATAGTAGGGATAGCTGAAAAGTTAGGGATCGATAGTGATGCTATTGAACAATATGGGAAATACAAAGCGAAAATTGATGAAACAGAAATTGCTGACTTGGCTACTAGAAAAGAAGGGAAATTGATCCTAGTGACGGCTATTACGCCTACACCAGCTGGAGAAGGTAAAACAACTACAGTAGTGGGATTAGGAGATGGTCTTCAAAAAATAGGCAAGAAAGCAGCGATTGCCTTAAGAGAACCTTCATTGGGACCAGTATTTGGCATGAAGGGCGGTGCAGCTGGAGGCGGTTATGCTCAAGTTGTACCGATGGAAGATTTGAATCTGCATTTCACAGGTGATTTCCATGCGATCGGAGCAGCTAACAATTTATTAGCTGCTATGTTGGATAATCATATCCATCACGGAAATTCGCTAGCAATCGATACACGCAGCATTACGTGGAAACGGGTAGTGGATATGAATGATCGGCAATTACGATTTATTGTTGATGGCTTAAATGGCAAAACAAATGGTGTCCCGCGCGAAGATGGATTTACTATTACTGTGGCTTCTGAAATTATGGCTATCTTATGCCTATCCATGAATATGGAAGAAATGAAGGCAAAGTTAAAAGCCATTATTGTAGGATATACCTTGACTGGACAACCGGTTACAGCTGGAGACTTAAAAGCACACGGAGCTATGGCTGTATTATTAAAAGATGCATTGAAGCCAAATATCGTTCAGACATTGGAGCATACGCCGGCTTTTGTGCATGGTGGGCCATTTGCTAATATCGCGCATGGGTGCAACAGCATCAAAGCAACAAGGTTGGCATTGAAATACGCTGACTATGTAGTGACAGAAGCAGGTTTTGGAGCTGACTTAGGAGCAGAGAAATTCATGGATATCAAATGCCGTTTATCAGGGATTGCACCAGCAGCAGTTGTTGTTGTAGCAACGGTTAGAGCTTTGAAAATGCACGGCGGGATGGCCAAAAAAGAATTGGTGACAGAAAATCTCTCAGCACTTGAAGCAGGGATGCCGAATTTAATGAAGCACATCGAAAATATGCAAACGGTATTTGGAATGCCGACCGTTGTAGCCATCAATAAGTTCCCGACAGATACCACAAAAGAATTAGCTTTAGTAGAAGAAAAGTGTCAAGCACTTGGTGTCAATGTTGTTTTATCAGATGTCTGGGAAAACGGCGGTAATGGTGGTCAAGATTTAGCTAGAGCAGTTGTGGAGTTGGCGGATCAAGAAAGTACCTTGACATATGCTTATGAATTAGAGGATGCGTTAGTCGATAAGATGACTAAAGTCGTTCAAAAAGTATATGGCGGTGAAGGAATCACGTTAGCTCCTGGAGTGAAAAAAGAAATCAACCGTTTAGAGGCTCTTGGATTCGGAAATCTGCCTATCTGTATGGCAAAAACGCAATATTCTTTTTCAGATGATAAGAATAAATTAGGGCGTCCAAAAGATTTCACCGTTACGATAAAAAAAGTGACTGTTTCTGCCGGAGCAGGTTTTATCGTTGTTTTAACAGGGGACATCATGACGATGCCAGGATTGCCTAAAGTGCCAGCGGCTGAATCGATCGATATTATGGCTGATGGCAGAGTCACTGGATTATTTTAA